Proteins from one Fusobacterium periodonticum 1_1_41FAA genomic window:
- a CDS encoding radical SAM protein, producing MYDLYDFPLYRPPSEAYSLIIQITLGCSHNRCTFCSMYKDKKFVIKPIEDIKSDIDAFRALYKNRAVEKIFLADGDALVVPTDILVQVLDYIKEVFPECKRVSIYGTAIAIHQKSVEDLKKLYEKGLTLVYLGVESGDDEALKFIKKGIKAEKVVELSKKIMSAGIDLSITLIAGLLGKYQDNKMHAINTAKIITDISPKYASILNLRLYEGTELYDLMQQGKYDYMEGIEVLKEMKLILSSMDASKITSPIIFRANHASNYLNLKGNLPEDIPRMIKEIDYAIENEAINVNNYRFL from the coding sequence ATGTACGATTTATATGATTTCCCTTTATACAGACCGCCTAGTGAGGCTTATAGTTTAATTATTCAAATTACACTTGGATGTTCTCACAATAGATGTACTTTTTGCAGTATGTATAAGGACAAAAAATTTGTTATAAAACCAATAGAGGATATAAAATCTGATATAGATGCTTTTAGAGCACTATATAAAAATAGAGCTGTTGAAAAGATATTTTTAGCAGATGGAGATGCACTTGTTGTACCTACTGATATATTAGTGCAAGTTTTAGACTATATAAAAGAAGTTTTTCCTGAATGTAAAAGAGTTTCTATATATGGAACGGCTATAGCTATACATCAAAAATCCGTGGAAGATTTAAAGAAACTTTATGAAAAGGGTTTAACTTTAGTTTATTTGGGTGTAGAAAGTGGAGATGACGAGGCTTTAAAATTTATAAAGAAAGGAATTAAGGCTGAAAAGGTAGTTGAACTTTCTAAAAAAATTATGAGTGCGGGTATAGATTTATCTATAACTTTAATTGCAGGACTTTTAGGAAAATATCAAGATAATAAAATGCATGCTATCAATACTGCAAAGATTATAACTGATATATCTCCAAAATATGCAAGCATTTTAAATTTAAGACTTTATGAAGGAACAGAACTTTATGACCTTATGCAACAAGGGAAATATGACTATATGGAAGGCATTGAAGTTTTAAAAGAAATGAAATTAATACTTTCTAGTATGGATGCTTCTAAAATAACTAGTCCTATAATATTTAGAGCAAACCATGCTTCTAACTATTTAAACTTAAAAGGAAATCTACCTGAAGATATCCCAAGAATGATAAAAGAAATTGATTATGCTATTGAAAATGAAGCTATCAATGTAAATAATTATAGATTTTTATAA
- the pxpB gene encoding 5-oxoprolinase subunit PxpB: MENSVKFLFSGDSALVIEFGNEISVDINKKIRKMMDDIKKENIDGIDELVPTYCSLLINYDVLKIDYNTLVEKLKTFLNNDLETAEGEEVTLVEIPTLYNDEVGPDLSYVAEHNKLSKEEVIKIHTGTDYLVYMLGFMPGFTYLGGMSEKIATPRLESPRLQIYPGSVGIAGKQTGMYPSMSPGGWRIIGRTPLKLYNPDSDTPVYISSGDYVRYVSISEEEYNDILKKVENNEYKLNIRKIKRGELNA, from the coding sequence ATGGAAAATTCAGTAAAATTTTTATTTTCTGGAGATTCAGCTTTAGTTATAGAGTTTGGAAATGAAATCTCTGTTGATATTAATAAAAAAATTAGAAAAATGATGGATGATATAAAAAAAGAAAATATAGATGGAATAGATGAACTTGTTCCAACATATTGTTCTTTGCTAATTAATTATGATGTTTTGAAAATTGATTATAATACTTTAGTTGAAAAATTAAAAACTTTCTTAAATAACGATCTTGAAACAGCTGAAGGAGAAGAAGTTACTCTAGTAGAAATCCCTACTTTATACAATGATGAAGTTGGACCTGATTTATCTTATGTAGCAGAACATAATAAACTTTCTAAAGAGGAAGTTATTAAAATTCATACAGGAACAGATTATCTAGTTTATATGCTTGGATTTATGCCAGGATTCACTTACTTAGGAGGTATGTCAGAAAAAATTGCAACTCCTAGATTAGAAAGTCCAAGACTACAAATTTATCCAGGTTCTGTTGGGATAGCAGGAAAACAAACAGGTATGTATCCTTCAATGTCTCCTGGTGGTTGGAGAATCATTGGAAGAACTCCTTTAAAATTATATAATCCTGATAGTGACACTCCTGTATATATCAGTTCAGGTGACTATGTAAGATATGTTTCTATTTCAGAAGAAGAATACAATGATATTTTGAAAAAAGTAGAAAATAATGAATATAAATTAAATATTCGTAAAATTAAGAGAGGTGAGCTAAATGCCTAG
- a CDS encoding polysaccharide deacetylase family protein, whose product MNILMALSQLEITGAEVYATTIADELIERGNKVYIVSDTLTTPTKAEYIKLEFNKRSLIKRIEHIKFLYKLIKEKDIQIVHAHSRASSWSCQVACKLAGIPLITTTHGRQPIHFSRKLIKAFGDYSIAVCENIKKHMVNDIGFSENKTSVILNPVNYKELNLEKKLNDKKIISIIGRLSGPKGDVAYDILSILSDDELLKKYKVRLIGGKELPERFVKFKEKDIEFIGYVPNIQEKIFESDIVIGAGRVAFEALLNKSSLIAVGETEYMGFINKESLDKSLASNFGDIGSMKYPKIEKDILLNDIKKALELSETEKEELKNIIFNETNLHNIVDRIEKKYFKLYVDKTKYEVPVIMYHRVINNSEDEGVHGTYIYENIFREHMQYLKDKNYTVITFRDLDKISWRNRFEKDKKYIILTFDDGYKDNYDLAFPILKEFGFKATIFLMGSSRYNEWDVKASGEKEFPLMSVDMIKEMQDYGIEFGAHTFNHPKINTLSNDEIEHQIIDVKKPLEEKIGREIITFAYPYGILNDYAKEMAEKAGYIFALATDSGSVCLSDDLYQIRRIAIFPNTNLFSFKRKVAGNYNFIKIKREEKNRSKK is encoded by the coding sequence ATGAATATACTTATGGCATTATCTCAACTTGAAATTACAGGAGCTGAAGTTTATGCAACGACCATTGCAGATGAGCTTATAGAGAGAGGAAATAAAGTTTATATAGTTTCTGACACTCTAACAACTCCTACAAAGGCTGAATACATAAAGCTAGAATTCAACAAGAGAAGTTTGATAAAAAGAATAGAACATATAAAATTTTTATATAAACTTATAAAAGAAAAAGATATACAGATAGTTCATGCTCATTCAAGAGCTTCTTCATGGAGTTGTCAAGTTGCCTGTAAATTAGCAGGAATACCACTTATTACAACAACTCATGGAAGACAACCTATACACTTTAGTCGTAAACTTATCAAGGCTTTTGGTGACTATTCTATAGCTGTCTGTGAAAATATCAAAAAACATATGGTAAATGATATAGGATTTTCTGAAAACAAAACTTCTGTTATCTTAAATCCTGTAAACTATAAGGAATTAAATTTAGAAAAAAAATTAAATGATAAAAAGATTATTTCAATAATAGGTAGACTTTCAGGACCAAAAGGAGATGTTGCCTATGATATACTTAGTATTTTATCAGATGATGAATTATTAAAAAAATATAAGGTTCGTCTTATAGGTGGAAAGGAACTACCAGAAAGATTTGTAAAATTTAAAGAAAAAGACATAGAATTCATTGGCTATGTTCCCAATATACAAGAGAAGATTTTTGAGTCTGACATAGTAATTGGAGCAGGTAGAGTAGCTTTTGAGGCTTTACTAAATAAATCTTCTTTAATTGCTGTGGGTGAAACAGAATATATGGGCTTTATTAACAAAGAAAGTTTAGATAAGTCTTTAGCTTCAAATTTTGGTGATATTGGTTCTATGAAATATCCTAAGATTGAAAAAGATATTCTTTTAAATGATATTAAAAAAGCCTTAGAACTTTCTGAAACTGAAAAGGAAGAATTAAAAAATATTATATTTAATGAGACAAATTTACATAATATAGTTGATAGAATAGAAAAGAAATATTTTAAACTATATGTTGATAAAACAAAGTATGAAGTTCCTGTAATTATGTATCATAGAGTGATAAATAACTCAGAAGATGAAGGAGTACATGGGACATACATCTATGAAAATATCTTTAGAGAACATATGCAATATCTAAAAGATAAAAATTATACAGTTATTACTTTTAGAGATTTAGATAAAATATCTTGGAGAAATAGATTTGAAAAAGATAAAAAATATATAATTTTAACTTTTGATGATGGCTATAAAGATAATTATGATTTAGCTTTCCCTATATTAAAAGAATTTGGCTTTAAAGCTACTATATTTTTAATGGGAAGTTCAAGGTATAACGAATGGGATGTTAAAGCTAGTGGCGAAAAAGAATTTCCACTTATGTCAGTTGATATGATAAAAGAGATGCAAGATTATGGAATAGAGTTTGGAGCTCATACTTTTAATCACCCTAAGATTAACACATTATCAAACGATGAAATTGAACATCAAATTATAGATGTTAAAAAACCTTTAGAAGAAAAAATAGGTAGAGAGATTATAACTTTTGCCTATCCTTATGGAATTTTAAATGATTATGCTAAGGAAATGGCAGAGAAAGCAGGTTATATCTTCGCTTTAGCAACAGACTCAGGATCCGTTTGTCTATCTGATGATTTATATCAAATAAGAAGAATTGCAATTTTTCCTAATACTAATCTTTTTAGCTTTAAAAGAAAAGTTGCAGGAAATTATAACTTTATTAAAATTAAAAGAGAAGAAAAGAATAGGAGTAAAAAATGA
- a CDS encoding MipA/OmpV family protein yields MKKYLLTMLALFSVVAVANDDFKASVTAAYGTRTSIYKGREENAIPIFPNLSYQNLYLKGTEVGFKFLDYSRFNSTLYVDLLDGHSIKGSRMDTGYESINRRRYQQAIGLKADMKLNEISENLTLSPSFSIGNRGSKTGLSLSYLYMPKENIIISPSVNVKYLSKKYTDYYFGVDRDELGGSITNEYTPDGAFEFGAGLYGEYYFTKNISALAYVNMKQYSSEVTKSPITEDRIITNVGAGLKYTF; encoded by the coding sequence ATGAAAAAATATTTATTAACAATGTTGGCTTTATTTAGTGTGGTTGCTGTGGCAAATGATGATTTTAAAGCTTCAGTTACAGCTGCTTATGGAACAAGAACATCTATCTACAAAGGAAGAGAAGAAAATGCAATTCCAATATTCCCTAATTTAAGTTATCAAAACTTATATCTTAAAGGGACAGAAGTTGGTTTTAAATTTCTTGATTACTCGAGATTTAATTCAACTCTTTATGTGGATTTATTAGATGGACATTCAATAAAGGGTTCAAGAATGGATACTGGATATGAGAGTATAAATAGAAGAAGATATCAACAAGCTATAGGTTTAAAAGCAGATATGAAACTTAATGAAATTTCTGAAAATCTTACTTTATCACCTTCTTTTAGTATAGGAAATAGAGGAAGTAAAACAGGTTTAAGCTTATCTTATTTATATATGCCTAAAGAAAATATTATAATAAGTCCTTCAGTAAATGTAAAATATCTTTCTAAGAAATATACAGATTACTATTTCGGAGTAGATAGAGATGAACTTGGTGGAAGTATAACAAACGAATATACTCCAGATGGAGCTTTTGAATTTGGAGCAGGACTTTATGGAGAATATTATTTTACAAAAAATATATCAGCTCTTGCCTATGTTAATATGAAACAATATTCTTCAGAAGTTACAAAATCTCCAATAACAGAAGATAGAATAATAACTAATGTTGGAGCAGGTTTAAAATATACATTCTAA
- a CDS encoding biotin-dependent carboxyltransferase family protein, translating into MPSIKVHKPGLCTTVQDIGRIGYQQFGIPVSGVMDEFAFTVANYLVESDKNNAVLEIPFLGPTLEFDFDVTIAITGGEIQAKINNQDVKMWESINVKKGDNLSFGSLKSGMRAYLAFSAEIDVPVVMGSKSTLLKSKLGGFEGRQLKMGDIINFKNVKVLSKKNTLDKKYIPIYSHNQNIRIVLGPQDNYFEESSIKTMLENKYQVTKDTDRMGMRLAGEVIKHKDKADIISDAAVFGSIQVPGNGQPIILLADRQTTGGYTKIATVIKADLPKLAQMIPNDTIEFSLVNIEEAQKEYREFYRILDEIKESFVVKPRIYTEKQLYVSKKLFGNRRKK; encoded by the coding sequence ATGCCTAGTATAAAAGTTCACAAACCTGGATTATGTACAACTGTTCAAGATATTGGAAGAATAGGATATCAACAATTTGGTATTCCTGTATCTGGAGTTATGGATGAATTTGCTTTTACAGTAGCTAACTATCTTGTTGAAAGTGATAAAAATAATGCAGTCTTAGAAATTCCTTTTTTAGGACCTACATTGGAGTTTGACTTTGATGTGACAATAGCCATAACAGGAGGAGAAATTCAAGCTAAAATAAATAATCAAGATGTTAAAATGTGGGAATCTATAAATGTTAAAAAGGGAGATAATCTTTCTTTTGGAAGTTTAAAATCTGGAATGAGAGCTTATCTAGCTTTCTCAGCTGAAATAGATGTTCCTGTTGTTATGGGAAGTAAATCTACTCTTTTAAAATCTAAATTAGGAGGTTTTGAAGGTAGACAACTAAAGATGGGAGATATTATTAACTTTAAAAATGTTAAAGTTTTATCTAAGAAAAATACTTTAGATAAAAAATATATTCCTATATATAGTCATAATCAAAATATCAGAATAGTTTTAGGACCTCAAGATAATTACTTTGAGGAAAGTTCTATAAAAACTATGCTTGAGAACAAATATCAAGTTACAAAAGATACTGATAGAATGGGAATGAGATTAGCAGGAGAAGTTATTAAACACAAGGATAAGGCAGATATCATATCTGATGCTGCTGTTTTTGGTTCAATACAAGTTCCTGGTAATGGGCAACCAATAATCTTGTTAGCAGACAGACAAACAACAGGAGGTTATACTAAGATTGCCACTGTTATAAAAGCAGATTTACCTAAACTTGCTCAAATGATTCCTAATGATACTATTGAATTTAGTCTTGTGAATATTGAAGAAGCACAAAAAGAATACAGAGAATTCTATAGAATTTTAGATGAAATAAAAGAAAGTTTTGTAGTAAAACCAAGAATTTACACTGAAAAACAATTATATGTTTCAAAAAAATTATTTGGAAATAGAAGAAAAAAATGA
- a CDS encoding tetratricopeptide repeat protein: MDKKELVNKISYLISKKNHDQAYAIIREFEKKNNFEMICVSAQGFINAYNYRDALKILESIKKEYSKNAEFCARYAIALFKSEKEDRSLQWFEKAKEKGLEDLSEISNDFFSKSIDDWIKKAKFWGPIRVEENSYKED; the protein is encoded by the coding sequence ATGGATAAAAAGGAATTAGTAAACAAAATAAGTTATCTTATATCAAAGAAAAATCATGACCAAGCTTATGCTATTATTAGAGAATTTGAAAAGAAAAATAATTTTGAAATGATTTGTGTATCTGCACAAGGTTTTATTAATGCTTATAATTATAGAGATGCTTTAAAAATTCTTGAAAGTATAAAAAAAGAGTATTCTAAAAATGCTGAGTTTTGTGCCCGTTATGCGATAGCTCTATTCAAATCCGAAAAAGAAGATAGATCTCTTCAATGGTTTGAAAAGGCTAAAGAAAAAGGCTTAGAAGATCTTAGTGAAATATCTAATGATTTTTTTTCAAAAAGTATTGATGATTGGATAAAAAAGGCAAAATTTTGGGGACCAATAAGAGTAGAAGAAAATAGTTATAAAGAAGATTAA
- a CDS encoding SMI1/KNR4 family protein — MEKDELIGKLSNFIRKEKFQEIKEIIKKFKDEKKYDMVCFSSQAFINMDEYKEALEILDSIKNEYSENGEFCIRYAMALYNSNREDEALEWFKKAKEKGIKEIDETSSRYYPKSIDEWIKRAELWAPRRIEKNKFEKELREKRNKKPMLNVSFDEEVLKGLWYYDEFSLKEYLAKPVTDEDFEKVERELGYRLPDSYKALMRIQNGGELRKNNFEGPFKRNWTSGSFDAEYISGIDSSKRYSLCGEFGSKFWIEEWKYPNIGIAICGTSSGGHDMIFLDYSDCGPEGEPCVVHIDQEGGYEITYLADNFKDFVDGLFTSLDDEYEDD, encoded by the coding sequence ATGGAAAAAGATGAACTTATAGGTAAACTAAGTAATTTTATAAGAAAAGAAAAATTTCAAGAAATTAAAGAAATTATCAAGAAGTTTAAAGATGAAAAAAAATATGATATGGTCTGTTTTTCTTCACAAGCTTTTATAAATATGGACGAATATAAAGAAGCTTTAGAAATTTTAGATAGTATTAAAAATGAGTATTCTGAAAATGGAGAATTTTGTATTCGTTATGCAATGGCTTTATATAATTCTAATAGAGAAGATGAAGCTCTTGAATGGTTTAAAAAGGCTAAAGAAAAAGGAATAAAAGAGATTGATGAAACATCAAGCAGATATTATCCTAAAAGTATTGATGAATGGATAAAAAGAGCTGAACTTTGGGCACCCAGAAGAATAGAAAAAAATAAATTTGAAAAAGAGCTAAGAGAAAAAAGAAATAAAAAACCTATGTTAAATGTAAGTTTTGATGAAGAAGTACTGAAAGGTTTATGGTATTATGATGAATTTTCTTTAAAAGAATATTTAGCAAAACCTGTAACAGATGAAGATTTTGAAAAAGTTGAAAGAGAGTTGGGATATCGTTTACCAGATTCATATAAGGCATTAATGAGAATTCAAAATGGAGGAGAGCTTAGAAAAAATAATTTTGAAGGACCTTTTAAAAGAAATTGGACAAGTGGAAGTTTTGATGCTGAATATATATCTGGGATAGATTCTTCTAAAAGATACTCACTTTGTGGAGAGTTTGGCTCTAAATTTTGGATAGAAGAATGGAAATATCCTAATATAGGAATTGCTATTTGTGGAACTTCAAGTGGAGGACATGATATGATTTTTCTTGATTACTCAGATTGTGGACCAGAAGGAGAACCCTGTGTAGTTCATATAGATCAAGAAGGCGGTTATGAGATAACATATTTAGCAGATAATTTTAAAGATTTTGTAGATGGACTTTTTACTAGCTTAGATGATGAATATGAGGATGATTAA
- a CDS encoding DMT family transporter, with the protein MMISNKTKGVFWMLVSVLGFTFMGIAVKYLPRIPTYEKVFFRNSVSLMLSAFILFRQKESIKVEKANIPFVFGRSFFGFIGMVANFYALENLTMAEANMLNKLSPVFVTICACIFLKERVDKKQVIGIILMLLAVVFVIKPSFSPEVIPSLAGLFSAVLAGFSYTIIRYLNGKVKSEINVFYFSLLSVICTFPLMMMNFVKPTLNEFLILLGGIGISAAMGQFGLTYAYTFAPASEVSIYNYVIIITSMFMDYVLFSTIPDLFSFIGGFIIMTTAIYLYIHNKKKDN; encoded by the coding sequence GTGATGATTAGCAATAAAACTAAGGGAGTATTTTGGATGTTGGTATCCGTATTAGGTTTTACTTTTATGGGTATAGCAGTAAAGTATTTACCAAGAATTCCTACTTATGAGAAAGTGTTTTTTAGAAATTCAGTAAGTCTTATGCTTTCTGCCTTTATTTTATTTAGACAAAAAGAATCTATAAAAGTTGAAAAAGCAAATATTCCCTTTGTTTTTGGAAGATCATTCTTTGGCTTTATTGGTATGGTAGCGAATTTCTACGCACTGGAGAATTTAACTATGGCTGAAGCCAATATGTTAAATAAACTTTCACCTGTATTTGTAACAATTTGTGCTTGTATCTTTTTAAAAGAAAGAGTGGATAAAAAGCAGGTTATAGGAATAATTTTAATGCTTTTGGCAGTTGTGTTTGTAATAAAACCAAGTTTTTCACCAGAGGTTATTCCAAGTTTAGCAGGACTTTTTTCAGCTGTACTTGCTGGATTTTCATATACGATAATTAGATATTTGAATGGAAAAGTAAAGTCAGAAATTAATGTATTCTACTTTTCACTTTTATCAGTTATCTGCACTTTCCCACTTATGATGATGAATTTTGTAAAGCCAACTTTAAATGAATTTTTAATTCTTTTAGGAGGAATAGGAATTTCTGCTGCGATGGGACAATTTGGACTTACTTATGCCTATACTTTTGCACCAGCTTCAGAAGTTTCAATTTACAATTATGTTATCATTATAACAAGTATGTTTATGGATTATGTATTATTTAGTACAATTCCAGATTTATTCAGTTTTATAGGTGGATTTATAATTATGACTACAGCAATTTACTTATATATACATAATAAGAAAAAAGATAATTAA
- a CDS encoding LamB/YcsF family protein — translation MKFYVDLNSDIGEGYGAYKLGMDEEIMKCVTSVNCACAWHAGDPLIMDKTIKIAKENNVAVGAHPGFPDLLGFGRRKMVISPEEARAYMLYQLGALDAFAKANGVKLQHMKLHGAFYNMAAVEKNLADAVLDGIEEFNKDIIVMTLSGSYMAKEAKRRGLKVAEEVFADRGYNADGTLVNRTLPGAFVKDPDEAIARVIKMVKTKKVTAVNGEEIDIAADSICVHGDNPKAIEFVERIRKALIENGIEVKSLHEFI, via the coding sequence ATGAAATTTTATGTGGATTTAAATTCAGACATTGGTGAAGGTTATGGAGCTTACAAACTAGGAATGGATGAAGAAATTATGAAATGTGTTACTAGTGTAAACTGTGCTTGTGCTTGGCATGCAGGTGATCCATTAATAATGGACAAGACTATAAAAATTGCCAAAGAAAATAATGTAGCAGTTGGAGCTCACCCAGGATTCCCCGATCTTTTAGGTTTTGGTAGAAGGAAAATGGTTATAAGTCCTGAGGAAGCCAGAGCATATATGTTATATCAATTAGGTGCTTTAGATGCTTTTGCAAAGGCAAATGGTGTTAAACTTCAACATATGAAGTTGCATGGAGCTTTCTACAACATGGCAGCTGTTGAAAAAAATCTAGCAGATGCTGTTTTAGACGGTATAGAAGAATTTAACAAAGATATAATAGTTATGACTTTAAGTGGAAGTTATATGGCTAAAGAAGCTAAAAGAAGAGGTTTAAAAGTAGCAGAAGAAGTTTTTGCAGACAGAGGATATAATGCAGATGGAACTCTAGTTAATAGAACTCTTCCTGGAGCCTTTGTAAAAGATCCAGATGAAGCTATTGCCAGAGTTATAAAGATGGTAAAAACTAAAAAAGTTACAGCTGTAAATGGAGAAGAAATTGATATAGCTGCTGACTCTATCTGTGTGCATGGAGATAATCCAAAAGCTATTGAATTTGTTGAAAGAATAAGAAAAGCTTTAATTGAAAATGGTATAGAAGTAAAATCATTACATGAGTTTATATAA
- a CDS encoding NRAMP family divalent metal transporter, whose product MEKKNNLSVLLGAAFLMATSAIGPGFMTQTAVFTKDMGATFAFVILVSVIMSFVAQLNVWRVLAVSKMRGQDIANSVLPGLGYFITFLVCLGGLAFNIGNVGGAALGFQVLFDLDLKIAALVSGALGVIIFSFKSASKLMDKLTQVLGAMMILLIGYVAFSTNPPVGSAVKETFVPSSINLMAIITLIGGTVGGYIMFSGGHRLIDAGIVGEENLPQVNKSAILGMSVATIVRIFLFLAVLGVVSLGNQLDAGNPAADAFKIAAGTVGYKIFGLVFLAAALTSIVGAAYTSVSFLKTLFKVVKDNENFFIIGFIVVSTLILIFLGKPVKLLVLAGSLNGLILPITLAITLIASKKEGIVGKYKHSNILFYLGWVVVLVTAYIGVKSLAKLAELFA is encoded by the coding sequence ATGGAGAAAAAAAATAATTTATCGGTTCTTTTAGGGGCAGCATTTTTAATGGCAACATCAGCAATAGGTCCTGGGTTTATGACTCAAACAGCGGTATTTACAAAAGATATGGGAGCAACATTTGCTTTTGTAATATTGGTTTCAGTTATAATGTCATTCGTAGCACAATTAAATGTATGGAGAGTTCTTGCAGTTTCTAAAATGAGAGGACAAGATATTGCAAATAGTGTTCTACCTGGACTTGGATATTTTATAACATTTTTAGTTTGTCTTGGTGGTTTGGCTTTCAATATAGGAAATGTTGGAGGAGCAGCATTAGGTTTTCAAGTTTTATTTGATTTAGATTTAAAAATAGCTGCACTTGTAAGTGGGGCTTTGGGAGTAATTATATTCTCTTTTAAATCAGCCTCAAAACTAATGGATAAATTAACTCAAGTATTAGGTGCAATGATGATTTTACTTATAGGTTATGTTGCTTTTTCAACTAACCCACCTGTTGGGTCAGCTGTAAAAGAAACTTTCGTTCCTAGTTCTATAAACTTAATGGCTATAATCACTTTAATTGGTGGAACTGTTGGAGGATATATTATGTTCTCTGGTGGACATAGACTTATAGATGCAGGAATAGTTGGTGAAGAAAATTTACCGCAAGTTAATAAATCAGCAATATTAGGAATGAGTGTTGCTACAATAGTAAGAATATTCTTATTCCTTGCTGTTTTAGGGGTTGTATCTCTTGGAAATCAACTTGATGCTGGAAACCCAGCAGCAGATGCTTTTAAAATTGCAGCAGGAACTGTTGGATATAAGATATTTGGATTAGTATTCTTAGCTGCAGCTTTAACTTCAATTGTTGGAGCGGCATACACAAGTGTTTCTTTCTTAAAGACATTATTTAAAGTTGTTAAAGATAATGAAAATTTCTTTATAATTGGTTTCATTGTTGTATCTACTTTAATACTTATATTCTTAGGTAAACCAGTAAAATTACTTGTTCTTGCAGGTTCATTAAATGGACTTATCTTACCTATTACTCTAGCAATTACTTTAATAGCTAGTAAAAAAGAAGGAATAGTTGGAAAATATAAACACTCAAATATTTTATTCTACTTAGGTTGGGTAGTTGTTCTTGTAACAGCATATATAGGAGTAAAATCTCTAGCAAAATTAGCAGAATTGTTTGCTTAA
- a CDS encoding Cof-type HAD-IIB family hydrolase, with protein sequence MKYKLIVCDMDGTLLTSSHKISDHTANIIKKIEDSGVKFMIATGRPYLDARHYRDSLELRSYLITSNGARAHDEDNNPIVVENIPKELVKRLLNYKVGKDIHRNIYLNDDWIIEYEIDGLVEFHKESGYGFNIDDLSKYQNQEVAKVFFLGENKEIEDLEKKMKKDFKDELSITVSSPFCLEFMKKGVNKAETLKKVLKILDIKPEEVIAFGDSMNDYEMLSLVGKPFIMGNANKRLIEALPNVEVIGNNNEDGIGEKLQEIFNVEI encoded by the coding sequence ATGAAATACAAATTAATAGTTTGTGATATGGATGGAACTTTGTTAACATCTAGTCATAAAATTTCTGACCATACAGCAAATATTATAAAAAAGATTGAAGATAGCGGTGTAAAGTTTATGATTGCAACAGGAAGACCATATCTTGATGCAAGACATTATAGAGATAGTTTAGAATTAAGATCTTATTTAATAACTTCAAATGGTGCAAGAGCACATGATGAAGATAATAATCCTATTGTTGTAGAAAATATTCCAAAAGAATTGGTTAAAAGATTATTGAATTATAAGGTAGGGAAAGATATACATAGAAACATCTATCTTAATGATGACTGGATAATAGAGTATGAAATAGATGGGTTAGTGGAATTTCATAAAGAGTCTGGTTATGGATTTAACATAGATGATTTAAGTAAATATCAAAATCAAGAAGTAGCAAAGGTATTTTTTCTAGGAGAAAATAAAGAAATAGAAGACTTAGAAAAGAAAATGAAAAAAGATTTTAAAGATGAATTAAGTATAACTGTCTCTTCACCTTTTTGTCTAGAGTTTATGAAAAAAGGAGTTAATAAGGCTGAAACTTTGAAAAAAGTCTTGAAAATTTTAGATATAAAGCCAGAAGAAGTTATAGCATTTGGAGATAGTATGAATGACTATGAAATGCTTAGTTTAGTCGGAAAACCTTTTATAATGGGTAATGCTAATAAAAGACTTATAGAAGCCTTACCTAATGTAGAGGTTATTGGAAATAATAATGAAGATGGAATAGGAGAAAAATTACAAGAAATTTTTAATGTAGAAATATAA